A genomic stretch from Hydrogenimonas urashimensis includes:
- a CDS encoding ATP-binding protein translates to MTTRLSTFHDLGAVGIVRAFVAETGRYFGADETEKHQLELAAEEAAAFIIDAFRPDPNELFEIEAEPIDNGLRFLFRNKGIPVDEENLPVYDSRHPEASMAGLSFFLLESLTDALQFRNEGNRGWVLVFEKRFRRFKPLRKSPPLETAAIDACAKEKLEAGLATPADAYDIVKLTYLTYRYSYVKRIFYYRKELEEAIASGRVIAFVAKNREGEVVVNSAYFRSPHCNAIAEAGMLMSRPEYRKNRALLRVSRMQVHYLKEGKGGLRAAYAKLVTAHTRSQKLVSAYRFVPTALKLSVHDPAEFVGIETDEVRRESLLYALLAPNGLDPTTLYLPKEHVEITHTLIQDFETLSLHTESRLPERQTSEFTVEKEERDRYALITIEHLGQDWAEGLRRRMKELSDDGIITLHLHIPADRPLPPDFEKTMARLRLFYSGVVIKTMAEWDLVYTHLQGQRFDFDAVMLSDERAIALREYMRKAHARVEEV, encoded by the coding sequence ATGACCACCCGGCTCTCCACCTTCCACGACCTGGGGGCCGTAGGTATCGTCCGTGCTTTCGTCGCCGAAACGGGGCGCTATTTCGGAGCCGATGAGACAGAAAAGCACCAGCTGGAGCTGGCGGCGGAGGAGGCGGCGGCTTTCATTATCGACGCGTTCCGGCCCGACCCGAACGAACTTTTTGAAATCGAAGCCGAGCCCATCGACAATGGACTTCGCTTTCTTTTTCGCAACAAAGGGATTCCCGTCGACGAAGAGAACCTGCCGGTCTACGACAGCCGCCACCCGGAGGCGTCGATGGCGGGACTCTCCTTCTTTCTTCTCGAAAGCCTCACCGACGCTCTGCAGTTTCGAAATGAGGGAAACAGAGGGTGGGTACTCGTTTTCGAGAAGCGTTTTCGCCGTTTCAAACCGTTGCGAAAGAGTCCACCCCTTGAAACCGCAGCCATCGACGCCTGCGCGAAAGAGAAGCTGGAGGCAGGGTTGGCCACACCGGCGGACGCCTACGACATCGTCAAGCTCACCTACCTCACTTACCGCTACTCTTATGTCAAACGTATCTTCTACTACAGAAAAGAGCTGGAAGAGGCCATCGCATCGGGTCGGGTCATCGCCTTCGTCGCCAAAAACCGGGAGGGGGAAGTGGTGGTCAACTCCGCCTATTTCCGCTCTCCCCACTGCAACGCCATCGCCGAGGCGGGAATGTTGATGAGCCGCCCGGAATACCGTAAAAACCGGGCACTGCTCAGAGTATCGCGGATGCAGGTACACTATCTCAAAGAGGGCAAAGGGGGCCTGCGGGCCGCCTACGCCAAGCTGGTGACGGCCCATACCCGCTCCCAAAAGCTCGTGAGCGCCTACCGATTCGTTCCAACCGCCTTGAAACTTTCGGTCCACGACCCGGCCGAATTTGTGGGCATCGAAACCGACGAAGTGCGCCGTGAAAGCCTGCTCTACGCCCTGTTGGCACCCAACGGCCTTGACCCGACGACCCTCTACCTGCCCAAAGAGCATGTGGAAATCACCCATACCCTCATCCAGGACTTCGAAACCCTCTCTTTGCACACCGAAAGCCGATTGCCGGAGAGGCAAACATCGGAATTTACCGTGGAAAAGGAGGAGCGGGACCGCTACGCGCTCATCACGATCGAGCATTTGGGGCAAGACTGGGCCGAAGGACTGCGCCGCCGGATGAAAGAGCTGAGCGACGACGGTATCATCACCCTTCACCTGCATATACCCGCCGACCGCCCCCTTCCCCCGGATTTTGAAAAGACAATGGCACGCCTCCGGCTCTTCTACAGCGGCGTGGTCATCAAAACCATGGCAGAGTGGGATCTGGTCTATACCCACCTGCAGGGGCAACGTTTCGACTTCGATGCGGTCATGCTCAGCGACGAGCGGGCGATAGCGTTGAGAGAGTATATGCGCAAAGCCCACGCGAGAGTGGAGGAGGTTTGA
- a CDS encoding ComF family protein has protein sequence MRCHSCRRFSLSLICQTCRRLYLRPEPSIRTLPSGLKVISLFGYDEIEPFLLTKHHPHGWFIYRILAKEAFAALERAETLYAIAIDDDASGGYSHTALLAKALAKRGYRPLLGVMRAQNRISYSGQSREFRLANPRRFRYRGPEKIDAVLIDDIVTTGLTLQEAQGELMRHGVNVGWAIVLADVDR, from the coding sequence ATGCGCTGCCATAGCTGCCGGCGTTTTTCTCTTTCGCTTATCTGTCAAACCTGCAGGCGTCTATACCTTCGGCCTGAGCCTTCCATCCGCACGCTGCCATCGGGACTGAAAGTCATAAGTCTCTTCGGCTACGACGAGATCGAACCCTTTCTTCTTACCAAGCACCATCCCCACGGCTGGTTCATCTACCGCATTCTGGCCAAAGAGGCCTTCGCCGCTTTGGAGCGGGCCGAAACTCTCTATGCCATCGCGATAGACGACGATGCCTCGGGCGGTTACAGCCATACCGCTTTGCTTGCGAAAGCTTTGGCGAAACGGGGCTATCGACCGCTGCTTGGGGTGATGCGGGCGCAAAACCGTATCTCCTACTCGGGACAGTCCAGGGAGTTCCGCCTCGCCAATCCACGCCGTTTCCGTTACCGAGGTCCCGAAAAAATAGATGCGGTCCTAATCGACGACATCGTCACGACCGGGTTGACGCTGCAGGAAGCCCAGGGCGAGCTGATGCGCCACGGCGTGAATGTCGGATGGGCCATCGTTCTGGCGGATGTGGACCGTTAG
- a CDS encoding 3'-5' exonuclease, translating to MSPIVYSVDIEATGVDYRNDRIIQLAVLKVNGQEVEAWDNLCYTDIEIPPIVAEITGITNAKLEEAYWPDETDAFMALQEGNRPESVFLSHGNRLDLAMLANEGLEIVMKKVDTDKCARALLPDAPSYKLGDLIERYGLGVRAEAVAEKIGKADIEAHDALSDAIWHYALFTLLMERVDGDVEALVRLTAEPMLLEKITFGKFKGRSFEEVFTKEPGALVWMYANMTDDWEDLEYTLRHWLEKKPFFWTQAQEEKKKVTIF from the coding sequence ATGTCACCCATTGTCTATTCCGTCGATATCGAAGCGACAGGGGTCGATTACAGAAACGACCGGATAATCCAACTGGCGGTTTTGAAGGTCAACGGGCAGGAGGTGGAAGCCTGGGACAATCTCTGCTACACCGACATTGAGATTCCGCCAATTGTGGCCGAAATCACCGGCATCACCAACGCGAAACTGGAAGAGGCCTACTGGCCCGACGAAACCGACGCCTTCATGGCCCTGCAGGAGGGCAACAGGCCCGAAAGCGTTTTCCTCTCCCACGGCAACCGGCTCGACCTGGCGATGCTGGCCAACGAGGGGCTGGAGATCGTCATGAAAAAGGTCGACACCGACAAATGCGCCCGGGCCCTGCTGCCGGACGCCCCCAGCTACAAACTGGGCGACCTGATCGAACGCTACGGCCTGGGAGTGCGCGCGGAAGCCGTCGCCGAAAAGATCGGCAAAGCCGATATCGAAGCCCACGACGCGCTGAGTGATGCCATCTGGCACTACGCCCTCTTTACCCTTCTGATGGAGAGAGTGGACGGAGATGTCGAAGCGTTGGTCCGACTCACCGCCGAGCCGATGCTACTGGAAAAGATCACCTTCGGCAAATTCAAAGGTAGAAGTTTCGAAGAGGTGTTTACAAAAGAGCCCGGCGCGCTGGTCTGGATGTACGCCAACATGACCGACGACTGGGAGGACCTGGAATATACCCTGCGCCACTGGCTTGAGAAGAAGCCCTTTTTCTGGACACAGGCGCAGGAAGAGAAGAAGAAGGTGACGATATTCTAA
- a CDS encoding ribose-phosphate pyrophosphokinase: MRGYKIFAGTASEPFAAEISKYLDAPLSGANIRRFSDGEIGCQISESVRGRDVFIVQSTGSPANDNLMELLIMTDALKRSSARSINAVIPYFGYARQDRKAAPRVPITAKLVANLIQTAGIDRIITMDLHAGQIQGFFDIPVDNLYGAILFINHIKSKNLEDLIVASPDIGGVARARYFASRLGVEMAIVDKRREKANESEVMNIIGEVEGKNIVLVDDMIDTAGTIVKGAAALKEHGAKSVIACCTHPVLSGPAYERIREGELDELIVSDTLPLRKSCEKITVLPAAPIFAEVIRRVYHNESVNSLFM; the protein is encoded by the coding sequence ATGCGCGGATACAAAATTTTTGCGGGGACCGCTTCCGAGCCGTTTGCTGCGGAGATCAGCAAATATCTGGATGCGCCCCTCAGCGGGGCCAATATCAGGCGCTTCAGCGATGGTGAGATCGGGTGTCAGATCAGTGAGAGCGTGCGGGGACGGGATGTTTTCATCGTCCAGTCCACGGGTTCTCCGGCCAATGACAACCTGATGGAGCTGCTCATCATGACCGATGCACTCAAGCGCAGTTCCGCCCGCTCTATCAATGCGGTCATTCCCTATTTCGGTTACGCCAGGCAGGACAGAAAAGCGGCTCCACGGGTTCCGATAACGGCCAAATTGGTGGCGAATCTTATTCAGACCGCCGGTATCGACCGTATCATCACGATGGATCTGCATGCCGGACAGATTCAGGGCTTTTTCGATATTCCGGTCGACAACCTTTACGGCGCAATCCTTTTCATCAACCACATCAAGTCGAAGAATTTGGAGGATCTGATCGTCGCGAGCCCCGATATCGGCGGCGTCGCGCGGGCACGCTATTTCGCCAGCCGTCTTGGTGTCGAGATGGCGATCGTCGACAAACGTCGTGAAAAGGCCAACGAGTCGGAGGTGATGAACATCATCGGCGAAGTGGAAGGCAAAAACATCGTCCTCGTCGACGACATGATCGACACGGCCGGCACCATCGTCAAGGGGGCGGCGGCCCTCAAGGAACATGGCGCCAAAAGCGTCATCGCCTGCTGTACCCATCCGGTGCTCAGCGGCCCTGCTTACGAGCGCATCCGTGAAGGGGAGTTGGATGAGCTGATCGTTTCCGATACCCTTCCTTTGAGAAAATCGTGCGAGAAGATTACCGTATTGCCTGCCGCGCCGATTTTCGCCGAAGTCATTCGACGCGTCTACCACAACGAGAGCGTCAATTCGCTCTTTATGTAA
- a CDS encoding GH3 auxin-responsive promoter family protein has translation MEPNNLDDFLKLCNDAESLQRQVLHDILSYSKETEIGRKLGFGEMEDIATYRRRVPLSSWEDVAPYAKRLEKGENDLLFPGRPPYFICTSGTTGGVKIIPESQRGQSIKSLTGRLRIEAIARHVPKMMKGKLFPLVNHAVEGVTPGGIPYGSASGITLVTAPETIRKMIAFPMAVLDIDYSNRIDYILMRFAVAEDVRAIFGNNAGRIAQLLKVAQQEAEAIIEDIENGTLRGIETLSAKAREALESVMRPDPATAERLRRFLVKEGTFAPSHYWPNLRVIACWLSGSVGRYVSSLRPLVDADVRFFDVGYGATEGKFNIPLAPETPSGPLAIHAAFYEFRIPGTDTCLLAHEVEENESYELVITTYSGLYRYTMGDLVRVTGFTGSTPHILFEQKVGDMLNLCGEKVAATSLMPMVARAVEETTGHPPRHWCVVSESDRHRYRFCIELSEAIEADGTLAETIARRLEAILQDESLIYPIFRQQKLLEPLAVTLMASGWQEALYRRHTRPNQSRTQVKLPLVYNEIPQNEFSIP, from the coding sequence ATGGAGCCGAACAATCTCGACGATTTTCTGAAACTTTGCAACGATGCGGAATCTCTCCAGCGGCAGGTGCTGCATGACATTCTCTCCTATTCGAAGGAGACCGAAATCGGCCGAAAACTGGGCTTTGGAGAGATGGAAGATATCGCAACCTACCGCCGGCGGGTGCCTCTCTCCTCTTGGGAGGATGTGGCCCCATACGCCAAGCGACTCGAAAAGGGCGAAAACGATCTCCTCTTTCCCGGTCGGCCGCCCTACTTCATCTGCACAAGCGGCACCACGGGAGGCGTGAAGATCATCCCCGAATCCCAACGGGGCCAATCGATCAAATCCCTGACCGGCCGCCTGCGGATTGAAGCGATCGCCCGCCATGTCCCGAAGATGATGAAAGGCAAACTGTTCCCCCTGGTCAACCACGCTGTCGAAGGGGTCACGCCGGGCGGCATCCCCTACGGCAGCGCCTCGGGCATCACCCTCGTCACGGCACCGGAAACGATCCGAAAGATGATCGCTTTTCCGATGGCTGTGCTCGATATTGACTACAGCAACCGAATCGACTACATCCTGATGCGTTTTGCCGTAGCGGAGGATGTACGGGCGATCTTCGGCAACAATGCCGGGCGCATCGCCCAGCTTCTGAAAGTAGCGCAACAGGAGGCTGAAGCCATTATCGAAGATATCGAAAACGGAACGCTCCGCGGCATCGAAACGCTCTCTGCTAAGGCAAGAGAGGCGCTGGAATCGGTCATGCGTCCCGATCCGGCAACAGCCGAAAGGCTGCGCCGTTTCCTCGTAAAAGAAGGCACTTTCGCCCCCTCCCACTACTGGCCGAACCTCCGGGTGATCGCCTGCTGGCTCTCGGGCTCCGTGGGTCGGTATGTCTCCTCCCTCCGCCCCCTGGTCGATGCCGATGTGCGTTTTTTCGATGTTGGATACGGCGCCACGGAAGGAAAATTCAACATTCCCCTCGCTCCCGAAACCCCGTCGGGCCCTCTGGCGATCCACGCCGCCTTCTATGAATTCAGAATTCCCGGTACCGACACCTGCCTGCTGGCCCACGAAGTGGAGGAGAACGAAAGCTACGAACTCGTCATCACCACCTATTCCGGCCTCTACCGATATACGATGGGTGATCTGGTGCGCGTCACGGGATTTACCGGCTCCACACCCCATATTCTCTTCGAACAGAAAGTGGGTGACATGCTCAACCTCTGCGGGGAGAAGGTGGCCGCCACATCGCTGATGCCGATGGTCGCCCGCGCCGTGGAAGAGACAACGGGCCACCCGCCCCGTCACTGGTGCGTGGTGTCCGAGTCCGACCGGCACCGCTACCGTTTCTGCATCGAGCTCTCCGAGGCCATCGAAGCCGATGGAACCCTGGCCGAAACCATCGCCCGTCGTCTGGAAGCTATTTTGCAGGATGAGAGCCTCATCTATCCCATTTTCCGGCAACAGAAGCTTTTGGAACCTTTGGCCGTCACCCTGATGGCGTCGGGATGGCAGGAGGCCCTTTACCGAAGGCACACTCGCCCGAATCAGTCGAGAACCCAGGTCAAACTGCCCCTGGTCTACAACGAGATTCCCCAAAATGAATTTTCGATACCGTGA
- a CDS encoding MFS transporter, translating into MKKAINDNIHLCDTFLFGALVLLIGSIVRVGASIYLPAMPIIGEELHIDAATMSQTLTIYFIVFASFILIAGALSDAYGRRPLLLSGMAFFIVGSTLCALAGDFETLMTGRAVQAFGASMIPGTLMATVRDTCSDLRLVSLMGWLAVLGGLFLVAAPMIGGVLTQWLGWSANFWFLVLFATLVLALTWRDIPETHAAHARTPLHLFNTLSLVGTMLTAPSFILVMLPIITFFAIQGLFLAAAPYIVMGTYGLGPVAFGLSNVIIVIGLFLGRWAGAKLLRRSGSDGVYRIGSQIAAVTALLFIALGIGLLSGIVSFFGVVALFAALFGALAPVGMKSSLTSFRANSGVAAALQGATLLGASAIGSAAFGFLLKLFPHLEAEKAFGLLSALLCTLAAWAAWKSKPV; encoded by the coding sequence ATGAAAAAAGCGATAAACGACAACATCCATCTTTGCGACACTTTTCTGTTTGGCGCACTCGTCCTCCTCATCGGCTCCATCGTCCGTGTCGGCGCCTCCATCTACCTGCCCGCCATGCCCATCATCGGGGAGGAACTCCATATCGATGCGGCGACAATGAGCCAGACTTTGACCATCTATTTCATCGTTTTCGCTTCCTTCATTCTAATCGCCGGGGCACTCAGCGACGCCTATGGCAGAAGGCCCCTGCTGCTCTCAGGCATGGCCTTTTTTATCGTAGGCTCTACCCTTTGTGCTTTAGCGGGTGATTTCGAAACCCTGATGACAGGCCGGGCCGTTCAGGCTTTCGGTGCCAGTATGATTCCAGGAACCCTGATGGCCACAGTACGGGACACATGTTCCGATCTCAGGCTGGTCTCGCTGATGGGATGGCTGGCGGTTCTTGGCGGCCTCTTCCTGGTCGCCGCTCCCATGATCGGCGGCGTGCTGACGCAGTGGTTGGGATGGAGTGCCAACTTCTGGTTTCTTGTCCTCTTCGCCACCCTCGTTCTGGCACTGACATGGCGCGACATACCCGAAACCCATGCCGCGCATGCCCGTACACCGCTCCATCTCTTCAACACACTCTCCCTGGTGGGGACCATGCTCACCGCCCCCTCTTTCATACTGGTGATGCTGCCCATCATCACCTTCTTCGCCATTCAGGGGCTATTTCTAGCCGCGGCGCCCTATATCGTCATGGGAACCTACGGACTGGGACCTGTGGCGTTTGGTCTTAGCAATGTCATCATCGTCATCGGCCTCTTTCTGGGACGCTGGGCCGGCGCAAAACTCCTTCGTAGGTCAGGGAGCGACGGTGTCTACCGTATCGGGTCACAAATCGCCGCCGTCACGGCACTTCTTTTCATCGCATTGGGAATCGGCCTGTTGAGCGGCATCGTCTCCTTTTTCGGCGTCGTAGCCCTGTTCGCCGCCCTTTTCGGCGCCCTGGCCCCGGTAGGAATGAAATCTTCTCTTACCTCTTTCCGCGCCAACAGCGGTGTCGCTGCCGCGCTCCAGGGCGCCACCCTCCTCGGAGCTTCCGCCATAGGCAGCGCCGCCTTCGGCTTTTTGCTGAAACTCTTCCCCCATCTGGAAGCAGAAAAAGCCTTCGGACTCCTCTCGGCCCTGCTCTGCACTCTCGCCGCCTGGGCCGCGTGGAAAAGCAAACCGGTGTAA
- a CDS encoding DUF2853 family protein — protein MSKLDEKIERYTKACGELGLDVSAELVEKVTRGLGPSIYNKDAESVSCSDASELERVRENFLKKKLGLSEDDATLDGAIKEVCEAMGTSNRNKYRALFYALLVKKFGKESVYA, from the coding sequence ATGAGCAAGCTGGATGAAAAGATTGAACGGTACACGAAAGCGTGTGGTGAACTGGGCTTGGATGTGAGTGCCGAGCTGGTTGAAAAAGTGACGCGCGGACTCGGCCCCTCCATCTACAACAAGGATGCCGAAAGCGTCTCCTGTTCCGATGCGAGCGAGCTCGAGAGGGTCCGTGAAAACTTTCTGAAAAAGAAACTGGGATTGAGTGAAGACGATGCGACGCTCGATGGAGCCATCAAAGAGGTTTGCGAAGCGATGGGCACTTCCAACCGTAACAAATACCGAGCACTCTTCTATGCTCTGCTGGTTAAAAAGTTCGGCAAGGAGAGCGTCTACGCCTGA
- the mnmA gene encoding tRNA 2-thiouridine(34) synthase MnmA, with protein sequence MKKKVLVGMSGGVDSTVTAKLLLDAGYEVEGVYMRLHDKSGYHEENFEHVCEVAEYLGIKVSMIDLSKAFEEAVYIPFIEGYREGRTPNPCAVCNRFIKFGKMIEYADSIGADYLATGHYVRHDGTYLLEARDKSKDQSYFLFDIDKRIVPRLLFPLGEWLKEDVKACAADIEALSHFATKKESSEICFVETTYVDVLKEHMEIDLPGEVLDTEGNVIGHHKGYMHYTIGKRRGFFVKGAQVPHYVKEIRPETNQIVVTTQDTLLATKIFVEKINLMDAQRSFSCQVKIRYRTKPIPCRVEVDENGRGVISLQEPVYGVASGQAAVFYEGEKLLGGGWITGSE encoded by the coding sequence ATGAAGAAGAAAGTTCTGGTCGGTATGAGCGGAGGGGTCGATTCGACCGTGACAGCCAAACTCCTGTTGGATGCCGGATACGAGGTGGAAGGGGTTTACATGCGGCTTCACGACAAATCGGGCTATCACGAGGAGAATTTCGAACACGTATGCGAAGTGGCCGAATATCTGGGCATAAAGGTTTCGATGATCGACCTTTCCAAAGCGTTCGAGGAGGCGGTCTACATCCCCTTTATCGAAGGGTATCGCGAAGGCAGGACACCCAACCCCTGTGCTGTCTGCAACCGTTTTATCAAATTTGGCAAAATGATCGAATATGCCGACAGCATCGGCGCGGACTATCTGGCGACGGGACACTATGTGCGACACGACGGCACCTATCTGCTCGAAGCGAGGGACAAATCGAAGGATCAGAGCTATTTTCTTTTCGATATCGACAAACGCATCGTGCCGCGGCTGCTCTTCCCCCTGGGAGAGTGGCTGAAGGAGGATGTCAAAGCCTGCGCAGCCGATATTGAGGCGCTCAGCCATTTCGCGACAAAAAAGGAGTCGAGCGAAATCTGTTTTGTCGAGACGACCTATGTCGATGTACTCAAAGAGCATATGGAGATCGATCTGCCAGGAGAGGTTCTCGATACCGAAGGCAATGTGATCGGTCACCACAAAGGCTATATGCACTACACGATCGGCAAACGTCGCGGCTTTTTTGTCAAAGGGGCGCAGGTTCCGCACTATGTCAAAGAGATTCGCCCCGAGACGAACCAGATCGTCGTAACGACCCAGGATACGCTGCTTGCTACGAAAATATTTGTCGAGAAAATCAATCTGATGGATGCCCAGCGATCTTTTTCATGCCAGGTGAAAATCCGTTACAGGACCAAACCGATTCCCTGCAGGGTAGAGGTGGACGAAAACGGCCGAGGGGTCATTTCACTGCAGGAGCCCGTCTACGGTGTCGCATCCGGTCAGGCTGCCGTCTTTTACGAAGGGGAAAAACTTCTGGGAGGGGGGTGGATTACCGGTTCTGAGTGA
- the lepA gene encoding translation elongation factor 4: MQENIRNFSIIAHIDHGKSTLADRIIQECGAVTERELGSQMMDTMDIEQERGITIKAQSVRLTYVKDGQPYILNLIDTPGHVDFSYEVSKSLASSEGALLVVDASQGVEAQTIANVYIALENDLEIIPVINKIDLPAADPDRVAEEIEQTIGLDCSGAIFASAKTGEGIRELLDAIVDRVPPPKGDEDAPTKAIIYDSWFDNYLGALALVRVFDGAIKKGQEVLIMGTGKKHQVLDLSYPHPLKPTKTAEIKTGEVGIVVLGLKNVSDVAVGDTITDAKNPAKEPVGGFKEAKPFVFAGLYPIDTDKFEELRDALDKLKLNDASISYEPETSVALGFGFRVGFLGMLHMEVVKERLEREFGLDLIATAPTVIYKVELTDGSVVEVQNPSEMPDPAKIVRILEPYVRATIITPTEFLGNIITMMADRRGIQEKMEYLSEDRVMLIYAVPMNEIVVDFYDKLKSATKGYASFDYEPIDYREGDLVKLDVRVAGEVVDALSIIVPREKAQSRGRELVKTMKELIPRQLFEVAVQASIGNKVIARETVKSMGKNVTAKCYGGDITRKRKLLEKQKEGKKRMKAIGKVQLPQDAFLAVLKLD, from the coding sequence TTGCAGGAGAACATCCGAAACTTTTCCATTATCGCCCATATCGACCACGGCAAAAGCACTCTGGCCGACCGCATCATCCAGGAGTGTGGCGCCGTCACCGAACGGGAACTGGGCAGCCAGATGATGGATACGATGGATATCGAGCAGGAGCGGGGCATCACCATCAAAGCCCAGAGCGTGCGCCTGACCTACGTCAAGGACGGCCAGCCTTATATTCTGAACCTGATCGACACCCCCGGCCATGTCGACTTCAGCTACGAAGTGAGCAAATCGCTGGCCTCCTCCGAAGGGGCGCTGCTGGTGGTGGACGCTTCCCAGGGGGTCGAAGCCCAGACCATCGCCAACGTCTATATCGCCCTCGAAAACGATCTGGAGATCATTCCGGTCATCAACAAGATCGACCTGCCCGCCGCCGACCCCGACCGGGTGGCCGAGGAGATCGAACAGACCATCGGTCTTGACTGCAGCGGCGCGATCTTCGCCAGCGCCAAGACCGGCGAAGGGATCCGAGAGCTGCTTGATGCCATCGTCGATCGGGTGCCGCCGCCAAAAGGTGACGAGGATGCACCCACCAAGGCGATCATCTACGACAGCTGGTTCGACAACTACCTGGGCGCGCTGGCGCTGGTACGGGTCTTTGACGGCGCCATCAAAAAGGGGCAGGAAGTGCTCATTATGGGCACGGGAAAGAAGCACCAGGTGCTGGACCTGAGCTACCCCCATCCGCTCAAACCGACGAAGACCGCGGAAATCAAAACCGGCGAAGTGGGCATCGTCGTTTTGGGGCTCAAAAACGTCAGCGACGTGGCCGTGGGCGATACGATCACCGACGCCAAAAACCCCGCCAAAGAGCCGGTCGGGGGGTTCAAGGAGGCCAAACCCTTCGTCTTCGCCGGCCTCTACCCGATCGATACCGACAAATTCGAAGAGTTGCGCGACGCCCTGGACAAACTGAAACTCAACGACGCCTCCATCAGCTACGAGCCCGAAACCTCCGTGGCGCTGGGGTTCGGTTTTCGGGTCGGCTTTCTGGGGATGCTCCACATGGAGGTGGTCAAGGAGCGGCTGGAGCGGGAATTCGGCCTCGACTTGATCGCCACGGCCCCGACGGTCATCTACAAAGTGGAGTTGACAGACGGCAGCGTCGTGGAGGTGCAAAACCCCAGCGAAATGCCCGACCCCGCCAAAATCGTTCGTATTCTGGAGCCCTACGTGCGCGCCACCATCATCACCCCCACGGAGTTTCTGGGCAACATCATCACGATGATGGCCGACCGCCGCGGCATCCAGGAGAAGATGGAGTACCTGAGCGAAGATAGGGTGATGCTGATTTATGCCGTGCCGATGAACGAGATCGTCGTGGACTTCTACGACAAACTCAAAAGCGCCACCAAAGGCTACGCCAGCTTCGACTACGAACCCATCGACTACCGCGAAGGGGATTTGGTGAAGCTCGATGTCCGCGTCGCCGGAGAGGTGGTGGATGCGCTCAGTATCATCGTCCCCCGCGAAAAGGCCCAGAGCCGCGGCCGGGAGCTGGTGAAGACGATGAAAGAGCTGATCCCCAGGCAGCTTTTTGAAGTGGCGGTCCAGGCGAGTATCGGCAACAAAGTGATCGCCCGCGAAACGGTCAAGTCGATGGGCAAAAACGTCACCGCCAAATGCTACGGCGGCGATATCACCCGAAAACGCAAGCTCCTCGAAAAGCAGAAAGAGGGAAAAAAACGGATGAAAGCGATAGGCAAGGTGCAACTGCCGCAGGACGCCTTCCTGGCGGTATTGAAGCTCGACTAA